The Gossypium hirsutum isolate 1008001.06 chromosome D03, Gossypium_hirsutum_v2.1, whole genome shotgun sequence genomic interval AACAGAGTAAAAAGAATTGAGGTTAAATTTTTGTATTAGTCCATATATCATATGCAAGTTACGTATTTAATCCTTGTActctaatttaatcaaatttaatctttgtctttttgaaaatttaagctTCTAGTCATGACTTAAATAGTACTAGTTAAATTcattaggttaaattctactgtTAGTCTCGTATTATGCGTAAATTATgtatttagtaattattttctaatttaattatttttagactatattatttgaaattttaatgattgctaaatttattaactaaaatgGCATGAATTATCTGTTAACATTATGTAAGAATAATAAGTTAATATGACACTACagtacatataataaaatatttgttgTGTAAAATTTTGCAAATGataatattttagtatttaatggAACTCGAGAAGTAGTCCATTGGCCGAAAGAGAGTTCACCCATACTCATGAGCAGGGTTCAATCCACAGATTCTCCCGTGTTGGTGGTTAGTGTGAGTCTATGCGAGTTTGAAAATGtattgtatataaaaaaactaataaatttaatgatagatctattttaaattttattttacttctaTTTGCgaagttttttcttttctttttttaaatttatcgagaATGAATGAATTAATTTCTAAGTAGCCAAAGTTAAAATTATTTAGGGTGAGCATttgatcgaatcgagtgaaaaaaagatttaagttaatcaagttgacgagttctattttatcatcttaactcgatttgaactttttttgaatcgagtcgagtgaaataaaattcGAGTTAAGttgaattgagtgaaattgttcgagttaaattaaaaaattaaacatgttaaattaaaatcttgttacaatataactaattccatattagagcacataaattagaaaccatatatatttgaaatatttttcaaagcaaaataaggagaaaaaaatactttaatatgataaacttgaatagttaattaacttatttaggttccaaaattattattttagaaaaaaatatttttttaacttttttaaatatcCTTTAGaactttttttagaatttttatttttttaaatttataattttttagaaaatataaatattggaatattttgaattttaaaaattattttgaattattttgtaatttttgttgagagactaatttgttcatttttaaaatttgcaAGGACCAAAAAGATATTTACACAAatctgttattcaaattattcgagttatttaaattgtaaaatttaacttgactcgaacataaaattttaaaaaaagtaaataattcgactcgattttcaaaaatcgatttttttattactttttctaATCGAATGAATTTTGCTCCCCTAAAAACCACAGGAGCACTGGATATCCATAGCCGTATCACTCTTGAACATTCAGTTCCCACCGCCAGTTCACAAGACATTCAATCGGGTTCATTCCAAGTTAATCTCATACAGAATCCCAAGCTGGAACTAAAACCCTACCTATCTCCATATACCTCCATAACAATGATCTCTACATATCAAGCTGATTCTCTAAAATGGCCACCACAGAAAAAGTTTCTCCGCTAAGACAAGAGATGTACCTTACTTCGGGAAGTTGTTTCGATATTGCACCATTTGAGCAATTTAGAAACACATAGCTTTCAGGATATTCAAGCTTAAAAGGAGTATCAGAGAGGTTAAGACCCTTAAGGAGACGCCTTGGGGTGCAATAGTTAGGATCGTTGATCCATATACCTTGATACAAATAGACTATGAATTCACCGGTAAATGTAAGGGTGAGAATTGCTTTAGTCTGATTTTTTGCGTGAGAGATTGAAACGAGGATAGCCACAACGATCAGGTTGATTGCTAAGACGAAAAGGGAAGTGAATCCATCGATCCCCACATAAAAAACTGAACAAATTCCAGCGCTTGTTGATGGTTGAAATGATAGTAAAATGGAAACGACTATGAAGAAGATGACTTGGAAAAGTGCCATCTAAAGTGGTGCTAAAGTGAAAGCTATACCAAGATCTTGTTGGATTTTTAAGCTTTCATAATGGTAAGTAAAAACAGAAacgttaaaagaaattttttttatagaaacattaaaagaattttaattatatatgatCTAAAGAAAATGAGACGATGTCATTTTTATGCTTAATGGGAATGggaaagcaaaagaattctataaaaattttatggtaaattacACAATTAGTCACTAAATAatgggtaagtttttgttttggtcacttagcTAAAACAAGTTACAATttgtcattgaactatttgaaagttttcatttaagtaaaCTGAACTattcaataaattttatttaagtcaccgagttgttaaattttttttaaaagaagtttCATCAGTGAGCTCCAAGCAACGATTTGACAATTGATATAGTGGATTAGTATCCATCGATGAGTAGAACAATATATCTTAGCTTAGATCCTAGTCGATCTAATGGTCAATGTTGGAGATTGGAAAAAAAATGTCTGAATTTTGGTTCGCAGATTCATAACAtctaaagttgtttcatgaaaaaaaattgaattgtagaaaagaagggaaaagaaagCTTTCGATTGGTGCAAACAATATAAATAGAGAAAGCCATATAACATCGATTTTAAcagcccaatgacttaaatgaaaatttttgaatagtttaataaccaaattgtaattttttttagttaagcgaccaaaatgtaaacttactcattatttagctACTAACAATATAATTTACCCAAACTTTTAACGcgttttaacttttttttggtcatattttatttgtttaattatttttatggaattaaaaaaaatctgTGGTAGGATTCCTGGCAAATGATGAACTTGGTTTATTTGGAATTTTAATAGGTCAAAGAGATAGAAAAATGAAGCTTTAGATAAAGCTAAATAAGCAATCAAGCatgtcaaagaaaaaaaaatctcatacACCACGTATAATACAAACATATACTATAACAAAAAAAACCCgaaataattatacaaaattaatctTCTATAATGGTGGTCTCGATGAGAAAGCTGATGTGGAACGGGTGATCAAACGAGCAGAGTCATGATCCGGCGTATTGCGACAGACAGGGCAAGCTGCATTTAGTTTAAACCACTCATCAATGCAATTAGCATGAAAGTAGTGATTGCAATCAGGTATGGTTCTTATTGTCTCTTTGGCTTGATATTCCGATAGACATATTGAACATGTATTATCATTAGGCCTTGGAAGCTCGAAGTTTTCACCCAGCAATGTAATTGGATAGGCTTCGATCCTTGAACCATCGAGACCATTTACAGTAATATCAGCTAATTGCTGCTCTTCAGTCAAGCTGGAGATTTCGGCATTTGGCTGGTGGCGATGGTCATAACAATGGACTCTAATGTTGTAATAAATAATACACACCGCAATCAAGGAGATGGGTGTTCCCACGATGAAAATCACAGCATATTTCGTACTGCTTGAGAGACATTGAAAAAACAATAAATGTTTGAGCATGAAGtttaacaacaaaataaacatGGTTTTGTTTGAGACATACATACCTCTTTTCTTTCTGGAGCATTCACCATCGCCATTTTCTGACTGGCAATTACTTTCACAGTGATTACATGGTGGAAACACGCAATAGGGTTGTTCCCATGTTAacagaatatcatcaatatagTTCGTCGGCCAACCTGGACTGCGAAGGGGGACCGAAATCTCTGCTAGCTCTAGACATGAACTCAACGGTGTCGACTGATCGTAAAAGATTTTGGGTATACCCCAAACCGAAAAGTTCATACCACTAAGGCAAGAAAAACTTATTGCTGAAGGATAGATGGTTGAGATATTGGATTGGGTGGAAcagttaaaaaaatatgtagatccGAGGGTATAATGACATAAAAGGAGTACCGGAGAGATCGAATCCCTTAAGAAGGCGTTTGGGCATGCAAGGATCAGTGAGCAGTAAGTAGGGAGTGGAATAACCGATGGTTTCGACCCCGAAGTCACCGGAAGATGGGAAATGATCGTTTGGTCTGGCAAATGGTATCTGCTTCTGCATGAGACTGAGAGGTTGAAATCGGGATGGCCGCAGCAATCGGGTTGATTTGTGAGCCGGAAAGGGTACTCAACTATAACATTGCTGCATGAAACCGCAGAGCAGAGTTCACCATTGGTCAAAAATGGTTGAAAGATCGACAGTAGGATGACGACGACGACGATGAAGAAGAAGTTTAAAGGGTCCATTTAAGGAATCAAGAAAAGATTCACGTTAATGAACAAAAAGGAAACTAAAGACGGAAATAGTGTTTGCTTCCCTGGGGAATTAACGCCTAAGTTACTCGAGCATCAAATTTAGACAGATAATCCAATTCAACGAGACAATTAGAAAGTTGATGCTTTACTCAAGTATATGAGATAATATTTAATCACTGTTAATTTAttaacattaaataaaataaaaaattatagactcataaacaaatattaataattttatttaaaataattaaatatcagTTAATTATAACTCTTATAAATAAATGCTAATAGCTATTATATTTAGAATCTTGAGAGTTTTATATTTATTCCTAattaattattatgtaattgtacTTGAATAAGATTCTTAATGTTTATTTATGAATCCTTTACTACAAGAATGGTCGGTTCCATATTGAATATTTAGATTCAATTatataataacattaacatttaagttttaaaattattctgTTATATGTAGTAATAGAAAAAGAGGGTGTAAATTAGTAATTGACATTTGTATTAATGAATAAATGGTAATTAGTAAGGAGCTATAACTAAAAAAAGATGTCAATTCCCTTTGTTTTTTTCTCTACGGAATAaggaattttataaaaaaatttctgtCCTGTCTTAATTGTTTATCTTCATCatcgaattttctaaaaaaactaTGGTAGGGTTCATGGCAAATGAAGAGTTGAGCCTTTAGATAAAGCTAAATTAGCCATCAAGCatgtcaaagaaaaataaaataaaatttctcatcCACCATGTATAATACAGACATATACTataacccccccccccaaaaaaaaaccaaaatatttatacaaaattaataTTCTATAGTGATGGTCTCGATGAAAAAGATGATGTGGAATGGGTGATTAAATGAGCAGAGTCTTGATCTGGTGTACGACGACACACAGGGCAGGCTGCATTTAACTTAAGCCACTCATCAATACAACTAGCATGAAAGTAGTGATTGCAATCAGGTATTGTTCTTATTGTCTCTTTGGCTTGATATTCCGATAAACATATAGAACAAGTATTATCATTAGGCCTTGGAAGCTTCATGTTTTCACCGACCAATGTAATTGGATAGGCTTCGATACTTGAACCATCGAGACCATTTACAATAATACCAGCTAACTGCGGCTCTGAAGTGAGGCCGGAGATTTCGACATTTGGTTGGTGGCGACGATGATCAGCACAATGGACTCTAACGTTGTAATAAATAATACACACCGCAATCAAGGAGATGGGTGTTCCCAGGATGAAAATCACAGCGTATTTGGTACCGTTTGAAAGACCTTGACAAAATATAAAT includes:
- the LOC121215412 gene encoding putative RING-H2 finger protein ATL21B, which encodes MYQLTSLSDSQINPTAAAIPTSTSYAQPQTKSSSVSHFPVTLCINFLVWGIAKNFYDPSTPVSSCLELAEISVPQHDPGWPFYIDDIPLTWEQPYCHTVPCNYCPSSECSRDKGGLSNGTKYAVIFILGTPISLIAVCIIYYNVRVHCADHRRHQPNVEISGLTSEPQLAGIIVNGLDGSSIEAYPITLVGENMKLPRPNDNTCSICLSEYQAKETIRTIPDCNHYFHASCIDEWLKLNAACPVCRRTPDQDSAHLITHSTSSFSSRPSL
- the LOC121215411 gene encoding uncharacterized protein, which translates into the protein MDPLNFFFIVVVVILLSIFQPFLTNGELCSAVSCSNVIVEYPFRLTNQPDCCGHPDFNLSVSCRSRYHLPDQTIISHLPVTSGSKPSVIPLPTYCSLILACPNAFLRDSISPWYELFGLGYTQNLLRSVDTVEFMSRASRDFGPPSQSSTKYAVIFIVGTPISLIAVCIIYYNIRVHCYDHRHQPNAEISSLTEEQQLADITVNGLDGSRIEAYPITLLGENFELPRPNDNTCSICLSEYQAKETIRTIPDCNHYFHANCIDEWFKLNAACPVCRNTPDHDSARLITRSTSAFSSRPPL